A stretch of DNA from Leopardus geoffroyi isolate Oge1 chromosome B3, O.geoffroyi_Oge1_pat1.0, whole genome shotgun sequence:
CCTCCGGGGTCCCGGGGAGTGGCGCTTGGCCAGGGTGGGAGGCCCCCTTGCAGGGCCGCATGGGACACAAGTTGAAGGGCCTGGAGGACTCCGGGGAGCTGGACGTGGAGAGTAAAGGCCAACTCAGGACCTTAGCTGCCCCCAGGaagcttccttcttcctttctgtgaGTGGGCAACAGGCGGACCACAGCCCAGACCCCCTGCACGAAGCCCCCACAAGGAAACAGTAGGTGTGCCTCTGGCTTCCTCTGGCTCTTCAGAGGGACAGCCATACACCTGCCTGGGGCTTTAGGCCCCATTCCTCACAAAGCTGTGGAGGCCACCAGCAGGAGGCGAACAGTGAGGGGGCCAGGCCTGGGTGTGAGGGGCTTGGAGGAAAGCGAGAGATGAGGAACCTCTCACTCACTCTGTTCAGTGGCCAAAAGCCTGACCCGGGACGGCCCCCCTCCAGGGTCCCCGAGGCCTGGTCCACAGCAGCCATCGAGACGAACAGACGTGGATGTGCACACGCACAGCAgccacacgtgcacacgcacaccccACCTCACATTCAGACCTAGTGTTGAAGACACAGCAAGTGTAAACCCAGTGAAGACATCTGCACAGCAGGTATCAGGCATCTTCCCCGAGGCTGGGCCACTTGGGGTTCTcttccatcccccccccaccacccctcgtTTAGATCATGACATCAGAAAATcaggttaaaaattaaaaaacaaaaaaaagaatcagatcaCTGGGAATTCTTAGTAGGAGCGTCACTGCTGGGAGCTGCTTGCCCAGCAGGTGCACTCTGCGGCCCGTGCCGCCCTCCAGGTCCCGGGCTCCGTGGCTACTGGGAGGAGGCCTTAGTGGCCAGTGAGGCCACGCAGTGCTGCTGGAAGCTGGGAGATACCGCCGCAGTGCAACCGAGTCTCTGGTGGGGCAGCTTGGCGGTGCTGCCCGTGCCCACGCCGCCCGCATCGGCCTCCGACGCCCAGGGTGGGTCCTGGCCCATCATGCTGCTGCAGCAGCCCGGGCTGGCGCTGCACGTCCGCTCGCCTGCCAGGCTGCCCGCCTGCTCCGCCAGGAGCCTGCTGTGCCTTAGTGGGGCCACGTCCCCTGCGGCTGCCGCGGCTGCACTCTGGCCCTGCAGGACGGTGGCCACGTGGTTCAGGAGGTCTGTGAAGAACTCGCTGACGCCCTCATAGCCTGTGGGCAGGAAAGAGACAGCACAGGGCGTTGAGCCAGGCTGGGGTGGAGACGGGCAGCAGGGAGAGCGGGGCACAGGTGGACTATGGGGCTCCCGGACTCAAGGTGGGCGCTCTCAAGACGTagagaaaaccgaggctcagttAAGTAATGGGACAGATGGAAGCCATCAAGCCTAGACTCAAAGCCGGGTGTGGGTGGGCTAGCCCTTGAATTCGGCTGTCCCCAGGGTGTGAGACGCTTGGCGCTCCAGCAGACAGGCAAACGCCCCATACCCTGTCCCTCTCGGGTACAGTTTCAGGGTCTCGTTTAATCACCACCCCAAATATGCCAAGATGCCTGTGGTAGGACGTGGCATGGAGGGACGTGGCAATACCGAAGGCCCACTCCTCCCATCCTAAATTATAAACAGCCATCCACTCCACATGGcccagcctcagcttcctcctgtGTCAACTGAGAGGTctcaggggcggggggaggaggccGTTGCGGGCATGCCCGGGGAGACCCCTGATCCAGAGCGGCTACCCCTGGAACAGAGTCTGTTGCCCTCTCACCCCCAAAATACCTGCAGGGAGGCCCTCTGTGCCATGTGCTCTGAACATCAAAGCCAAGGGGTGGAGACCGGGTGCCCCCAGCAGGGCCACTGCCCACCCACACCTGTGCCTCTAACAAAGCAGGGCCTGGGGTTCCCGAACAGAAACTGCCAGGGCCTGCCCACGGCCCACGTTTCCCAACACAGACACGAAGGCAAATGTCGGCAAACAAATCCTTGGGCGCCACCCACCAAGCAGGTTTCCCATCTAGGGCAAGGATTATGCTAACTCCCCCAAAAACTGCATTGAAAGAAATTCAACATGAgtaggtgccccccacccccacctccccgaTCCAGTGTGGAGGCATGAGAACTGGGCACACAGCTCCAGGAACAGGACAGAAACAGGTGCCCACTCTGCGAGGGGCTCCAGGCACTGCTCACACCCTGTATGGCTTCTCCCTCCACCAGGACGACCTCCACCACCACTCAGAGGTCACCGGGACCCTCGCACATCCTCCAGGATGGGCCTCGCCGCATGGGCACAGGCTGGGTGAGGAGGGCAGGCGCACTACCTCTCAAAAGAGCCCATCCGGGGCCGGGCGGCGGAGGCATTCGTCGATGATCGCGGGCCCGAGGCCGAGAAGGGGAAACAGAGATGCCCACGGCAAAACTAAAAACACGTACAATGGCTGGCATGCACGGTGCGTTCATGTGCCCTTACTCCCTCCTCACAACGTgttcccgttttacagatgaggagacagaggcacGGAGAGTTAAGTGACTGAGCCCTTCCACAGGCGGACAGACACATGGCTGTTCACGGTGCGGGTGGAGACAGTGATGGGGCCCACGGCTGGTGTTCACTCAGGCTTAGGAAGTGCTGGCCCCCAGGCCGCATGCTGCATGTCCCTCGCAGTCCCTGGGGAGTGGGGCCCAAGgccaccctcattttacagaggataCAAAGCTCCCAAGTGGCAGTGCCAGGACCTCAACCAGCCCCTTTGGTGCCATCTGTGCCTTGAATATCATGTGGTCCTGGGCGGTCCACCGAGGACAGGGGGGGCTTCTTCCAGCCATAGGGCCAAAAGGCAaggcaggccaggccaggccaggcccctAAGGGACAACCAGCAGGCGGGCTGCCGGGCTTCCAGGGCAGGGATACGAGCAGAGGGAGCAGAGCTGAGAACCGAGTCAGGCCCACACCGGGGAACAGACGCAGTCCTGTTCTGAGGCCCCCAGACAAGGCCCAGGGCAGGACATACGTGCTTCCTGAGGCTTCCTGGGGTGGTGTGGAGGCCTGAAGCTGAACTGGAGACCGGGGAGGCCCCTCGGGTCGGCCCGAACTGGCCGGCAGCCAGGCAGCCAGCTCCCGATGCCTGGGGAGAACAGACTGAGCTGAGCCAGCACCGCGGGGCGCCAGCTCAGGGCCGGGCACCGTGCCGACATCATCTCCTCTGTCTCCGTGTGGGGGGAATCACTGCTCCCGCTGCGCAGAAGGGAACGCTGAGAACAACCCCTGCCCCCGGATGACCTGTCCCATCGCAGCCTGGAAGGGCAGGACCAAGATCGGAACCCACGGCTTCGGCTGATAGGTCAGGAGGGGAGGGCTCCAGTCTCAGCTCCAGCACTTGGTAGCCACGTGGCTCGGACAAGACACCCAGCTCCTACCTCCATGTCTCCACGGGGTAAAGGGAGATCTTGGCAGCTCACTGCACGCCGTGCTATTGCATGGACAAAATGCGAGTAAAGCTCTCCGAGCAGGCCTGCTGTGTAAGCGTGTCAACAGCACCCGCGGCTACTGCTGTTACTAGTTCCCAGAGCCCAGCACGCGGCCCCTTTGACAGGAGGCTACTGAACACTCAGGGCCCCCAGGCAGCCTCCCCAGGAACGTACTCTTCGGGTCGGGCCCACGAGTGCTCCAGACCCAGGCTTGCAAAACAAGCCGGGAGAGGCCGGGGAGCAGCTGTCTCCCGGACACGGCCTGCCCTGGGCTCCCCCAGCTTTCCCCCAGCATCAGGCTCCCTCAGGCAGCATCTGCTGGACTTGGCCCATCGTTCCGGCTGCCTCAGCCCCCACCTCCATGCCTGGCCCCATCTGGGCGGCCCTTCTCTCGGACGGAAGCCTCCCGGCCATCTGGGCCCACAATCACGGTCCCTCCTGAGCATAGAGGACGCCCTCGTGACACCCAGTCCAAACTGCCCATGTTGAGAGGGGGCCGACTCAGGACCTTGCACAAAGCCGAAGCTCAAGGGCAGAGCTTCATGCTCTCACCACCTCCCATCTCCATCCTTCTGGAACTTCTGCCCCAACAGCCTGGCACTGCTCCCTCCTCGTCCCACCAACCCGCTGACTCGGCTACCTCTTTGCCAGGCTACCTCTTTGCCAGCCCCCCCCCATGTCCTCCTGGGTTTAGATCCTCTGATTCATTGTAATTGTTCCCTTGACACGCCCTGTATTCCCTTGATCTCTCTCATTCATTCCGTCACTTCCTCGTGAAAACCCCACCTCCGGCAACACCCAAGTCTCCATTCAGGCTGCGCCCAGGGTGACGGGAGGAACACAGACCATTGTCCCAACAGGCCTGAGTTTCTATAAAGGAATGCTGGCCTCAGTCAGCCGCTCTGGTCCCTCTCAGAGCGAAAGCCCGCATTCTCACCATGGCATATGGCAGGCTCATCTCTGGCCCTCCTTGTCACAGTCCCTTCCAGAGCCCTTGGGGGGTagctccttccctccttgccGGGCTCTGCTCCAATGCCACCACCTCAAGAAGGAGCCGCTGGGCACCTCCTGTCCTCTGAAGGAAGGGCTCTGGCCATCATGGTCACGCTGTACCTGCATGTCTGTTACTAGATGACCAGCTGGGACACACAGTAGGCCCTCGATAAAAGTCAACTGAATGACTTAAGGAGCCAGTGGTGTCCTCCCAGCCTCGGTTTCCCTGGCTATGACCTATAATGGTGGTGGGGCCTGAGGAGTGCAAGGGGACACATGTCAGGCCCCCAGCCTGACGCCCAGGAGCCGCACAGCCTGAAGTCACGCTCTGCACCCCGCACATGAGGTCTTGTTTCACACCTTGCAGACACCCCTGAGCAGTCCCTGCATGCCACGCATGGGCTCTCCCTGGAGATGCTAACCTCCCTAAGGTACGAATCATTTCCTGAATGTTTTTATACCCACTGAGCAGTGAGTGACTTTACCTCCACTGCTGCTACTTAATAAAGGTGAGAATCAAAGCCAGCTGGGAGGGTGGACGAGTCAGCCTCAGGGTGCCCCCAGGCAGAGTGGGCTCATTCCGGGGAAAGTCATCTGGGGACGTCACGGCCATCATCCTTGTAGGCTAACAGCCCCACTGAAGGTTCTCCAGGTGCTATGTCCCACCAAGAAGAGAGGAGCACGGGGGAGCCAGGCTGTGCCAGCCAGCCCTGAGGGCCCCAGCACATGCTGCCTGCCTCAGGGCTCTGGCAGACGGCAGGGAGCAGGGGCCGTTGCCACGGGGAGCTGGCCGGCTCCAAGGCCCGTCCCCAGCACTACAGttcagggtgggggcaggagcacGGCCCCGCCACCAACCAGTACTGTAACGTGCGGTAATTTCTCCCTCCCTGGGAAAGTCGACTCCCTGCACATAAACTGTGGAGGACGTACTCTCTCTGGGGTCCTTTCAGGTCTCGAAATCTACAAGCCCAACAGAGTAGCTGAGGTTCCGCCAACAAAGGCTAACACTGATGGCGCAGGGTCAGTGAGAAAGGTAAAAGAATGGGCTTAGTGCGGGCCCACTAAGCGCCCAGGTTCACCCTGGCTGCATGCACCGACCTTGTTTGCCAACTTCACCACATACCATAAacccattttgcaggtggggCTGAGGCTTAGCGGGACCACATTTATCCCAGGCCCtaccagcagggagggaggaagctgaTCAGCCGGACCCACCCGCCCCATTACCCAAGGACACCAGTGTACGGACGGATAAAGGTGGCCCCACCGCTCACCTGGGAAGGCGTTGATGTCGATAACAGCGTGCTGCCCCGTCTGGTTATTGATGATGATGTCAATCCCAAAGAGCGACACACCCAGCGCCTGCCGAAGGGCCCGGGACAGCTCCCGGATGACCTCGTCACTCGGCCGCTCAAACACGCCCTCGATCTTGTCCAGCTGccaacatatacacacatgcaagTCAAGTCAGGCCACAGTGGGGAGGTGCAATGCCACGCCAGACACAGAGACCCTgcctcaggtgccccaagcttgGCATTACCATCAGGCAAGGAGGCAGGACAGACCCCTGGTGAGTTGCACTCACACGGCCACTTCCCACGTCCCACCAGTTGGGCAGGAACGAAGCATACAGTGTTCGTGACCCCTCTAGTCCCTGTAACAAGCTGGGAGGACTGCCCCACCCCAATCGTCCTCTGCTCTCGTCCCAGCCAGCCTGGGACAGCCACACAGATTTTCACGGGCTCAAGCTCGGCCCCTAGAAGGGCCACAGAGGAAGGGGAACCTTGAGAAGTGTGTGGGATCTAGGGAACATGGATTTGAATCCTGACAGTGACCTTCTAGCTCTGTGGTCCTAGGGAGAAGTACTCGgcctcactgtgcctcagtttgctcaaaCAGGACCAACGAGGTTCCTATCCTCTGCATGGGGAGGTCCCTGATGTGGTGGGAACAGTGTCTGCCCCACTGGGAGGAGGTGCTACCTTTGCATTCTAGAGCAGGGATAGCACTGTGTGACCTCTGAGTCAGGAGAAGGTTacaggaggtgctcaataaatactggagTCCTGGGGGCTACAGGGCTCAGAAGCCAAAGAGGAAGAAGGGTGAGTGATCCGTCAGAAATAAAGTTGATGCTGGATCAAAAACTTTTAACACAGAATTACCACGTGACCAGCacttccactcctgggtatatgtAACCAAAAGACTGAAAACAGGTAGTTGTAACCCAATGTTCAGAGCATCGGCTAAAGGTGGAAACCAACCGAAGTGCCCATCAAAACGTGGGATCAACAAACTGTGTTAacccacacaatggaacattattcagccatacaaTGGTATGGCGTGGGTGAACCCTGAAGACGTCAGGCAAAGTGTGAGAAGCCAAACACGATGGGTTACACATTAATATTTACAGGTTAACACGAAAGGTCCAGAACAGGCAAGTCCGTGGAGATGAAAAGCAGACTAGTGGTGGTGGGGGttgggaagaagagggaaggtgGCAGAAATGCTTCATAGGTACAGAGTTTTCCTCTGAGGTGACGAAAATGTCTCGGAACTTGGCAGAGGTGGTGATAGGCACAACATGGCGAATGCAGAAAACGTTACTGAATTATTACCTTAAAATGGCTATGttgtatgttatgtgaatttcaccccatttaaaaaaaaaaaagtgaagctgAGTCAGGAGGGCTGGGGACAGAGCCCTGGGCACCAAGGACAAATGGCCCTTACCCCGGCACAGGTAGCTACAACGGCCAATGGGGAGCTTGCACACATGCCCTGAGTGAGGAGCCCACGGCGGGCACCATCAGCGGTCCCCTGTGAAGCCACACCCGCGGGCTCTGCACAACCGGCGGGGCccctcaaacccatgaccctgctGCCTTGGTGTGCTATCAGAGGAAATACTTTCTAAGGGGCCAGTGGCAGACTGCCTGTGACAAGCCCTTGTCACTTAGCACCCGCCCAAGCCCGGGCAGGTATCCCCATTTTGTCTCCCTTTTGCCAGTGAGAGGCTCAGCGCATCAAGGCAGCTCAGCCACGGGATCTGTGGCCCCAGGTCCTCCCCAGGTCAGAGGGAGCCAGGCAGACACCATGGCACAGCCCATTCCCTCCCGCACGCCCTGAGCCGTAATGTAcgcttctgggttttgttttctcactCCAATAAATGAGGTAATAAAAACACCTGCACCACGGGACGTAGGATCCGAGAAGCTAAGGTTTAAGGCTTGCAGCACAGGTCCACCAGCAAGGGGGGTGGGGTACGGCTGCCGTATTAACACACTGTTTACAAAAGCACTTTCTCAGCTCAGCCAAGGCATCTCAGAAATCCTCCCGAAGCTGTTTGATTACATTAAACTAACTAGCCATCCCAGCACAAGATAAAGGCACGGAAATCCTGCCCCTGGGTTGTAAGTGCGAAGGCTACAGTGATGTTCTGGGGAATGGGGAGGCAACAGAGGAGGTGAGGGGTGGTCCTCCGGATCACCACGatcaccctcctcccccagcatGGTGGGCTGAGTGCTTCCGGCACACTCCGGCGCACGTCTGGGCGCTCTGCATCCAGTAACTCCCCGAATCCCATGACCGCCCTGCGCGGCaggatggggaaacagaggctcagagagacgaCAATGCGATTCCCAGGCCACACGGCCGAAATGTTGTGGAGCTTGGGTGTGACGCCAGCCAATCTTGTCAGTGTCCACACTCTTATGTAGCAGTGTCTGGGGGCCTGTAAGTTGGGTGTGGGAGTCGGGTTCACCCTCAGGGGCCTCCAgccagggaaggaggtggggcttCAAGGCCAGGACAAGGCTTCCTGCATGAGGCCCcgatggtgggagggaggaagctaGGAGGCGAGTCTGGAGTCGAACTGTGTCAGGCTGGCCTGTGGGTGTGCAGGAGGGGCTTGCGTCTTGAACAGGAAGGGTATGGCTGAGTGCCACTCCCCTGTCTAGTTTCACATGGTGTCACTTCTGGGGGCTTCCTGAAGAGCAGTCACAAGCTGAGGGGAAGGAGGTGATGGTGGAGCACAGGTGGAGAGGAGGCTCAGAAGTGTCTCTAAGCTTTCCCAGCCCACAGATGAAGACACACGCTGAGCAACAGACAGGTGATTACCCAAGGTTACCTGGGACCCTCTGGCCTCAATTAACAGCCCCAGGGGCCACGAGAGCCACACTGGGACTGGCAGGGACAGCTTCCCACAAGTCCGTGGAATGCCACCCCTGCCCAGAGCCACCAGCCAAACAAGGTCTGAGAGCCTTTCAGGAACGAGCCCCGAGGAACTGCACCAGCCCAAAGTCTCCAAGGGCTGGAAGACCAGACAATCTTTTCTTGCACAAAACagctttttccatctttttacagTGCACAGACAGGCGCTGTGGGGTTCTGTTTAAAATCTGGTTGTTCTCTAAGCTTCCTTGGAGAACATGGAACTTGTTCCTGGGGAACGCCTATCAGCATCTGGAGGGACGCTGCTGCTCCCTCCAGGTCCCTGTCCACACCCATGCTCTGTAAAACCCTCTGCACGCTGCCGGCTCCTCAGAGGAACCAGACACAAACAAGAAACGAATGGGCGGCCTGGAGCAGGGGGGCAGGAGGTAGTAGGCAAGTGCATGTCCCCAACACAGGAAGCGGGGGTGTGAGGCCCAGGGGCAGGGGCCTACCGTGGATGTTGTCGGTGAGAACATCCCAAGACACAGGCAGATCCTCCCGGATTAGCCGGGACAGCCATGACTCAGGAGCAGGAGATAAGGCATAGGGCTCCAAGGTCAGGGGAAGCGACAGCAGAGGCCGCTGGCTTGCTGGACTTGGGAGGGATGGCAGAAGCTGCCCCATGGCAATTTCTAACTCTCTGCTCTGGGTAAAGACTGCTTTGCACATACCAGTGTGATAAGAAGCCCGAAATTCCCCAAAGACccagctttggaatcagaccaATCCGGGGTCATACCCTAGCTTGGCCCCTGAGTGAACAGTCCTGTGAGTTTGGAGAAGTTCCTCAACCTCGCCGAACATTAGCCTCCCCGCTCAGGAAAATGGAGCTGTCCGCCCTCTCCCGCAAGGCTGTGTCCAGGCCTGGCTGTGATGCCCTGCGGCGTCTAGGATGGCTCCTGACACACGGTGACTTTCGCGGAACGGTCGCCCCGAGCgagccctcctgcccccacagaaGTAGCAGCAGGCCCTGGACAACGCTTACTGGATTCACGtggacaaggaaagaaaaaggaagccgAGATGGTGTCGCCTCCCACCCCTTTTCTTAAATCAGGAAAAAGGCAGCAGGTCTCCACAATATCCGTGacatggggcggggggtgggggtgggggggcggggatgtgTCAGGGGAGGGAGTCCCCATTCTGGGAGAAGAGTTAGAAAAGCTTCCACTGGGAGGAAACTAGTGGTAAATGGGTGTGGCTACGATGGCCATCGGCACGAAAGCCTGAAGCAAGCAAAGCAAAGGGGTCTCCGGCCCCCGGCAGGGAGACGGAGGTCCTTCCACCCTGCTCT
This window harbors:
- the ITPK1 gene encoding inositol-tetrakisphosphate 1-kinase isoform X4, with product MKDDRICSPPFMELTSLCGDDTMRLLEKNGLAFPFICKTRVAHGTNSHEMAIVFNQEGLSAIQPPCVVQNFINHNAVLYKVFVVGESYTVVQRPSLKNFSAGTSGSSPGPSLVPPVWTGSGRSGGRTVGHTGAARGLCAPLAGRMPDRESIFFNSHNVSKPESSSVLTALDKIEGVFERPSDEVIRELSRALRQALGVSLFGIDIIINNQTGQHAVIDINAFPGYEGVSEFFTDLLNHVATVLQGQSAAAAAAGDVAPLRHSRLLAEQAGSLAGERTCSASPGCCSSMMGQDPPWASEADAGGVGTGSTAKLPHQRLGCTAAVSPSFQQHCVASLATKASSQ